A window of the Trichoderma asperellum chromosome 4, complete sequence genome harbors these coding sequences:
- a CDS encoding uncharacterized protein (EggNog:ENOG41): MLSVYPSEIQYQQHLNHSPIRPMPHRQPDVSLGYASMSANRASKAAAAQQHQAQQDAAVAQALEIARESPDGASDPTVSKILEMALSQIWGKVQAQPDSYVMTRDEFAVFNFFQHRFTGDKTAVTARKRYWDHARA; encoded by the coding sequence ATGCTGTCTGTCTATCCTTCCGAGATCcagtaccagcagcacctcAACCACTCTCCCATCCGCCCCATGCCTCACCGCCAGCCAGACGTCTCACTGGGCTACGCCAGTATGAGTGCCAATCGTGCCTCCAAGGCGGCTGCTGCCCAACAGCACCAAGCCCAGCAGGATGCTGCAGTTGCCCAAGCCCTCGAGATTGCTCGGGAGAGCCCAGACGGCGCCTCAGATCCCACCGTCAGCAAGATCCTGGAGATGGCTCTGTCGCAGATCTGGGGCAAGGTCCAAGCCCAGCCCGACTCATATGTCATGACGCGTGACGAGTTTGCcgtcttcaacttcttccagcACCGCTTCACCGGCGACAAGACGGCTGTCACAGCGCGCAAGCGATACTGGGATCATGCCAGGGCTTAA